One window from the genome of Nicotiana tomentosiformis chromosome 5, ASM39032v3, whole genome shotgun sequence encodes:
- the LOC104121038 gene encoding acyl-CoA--sterol O-acyltransferase 1-like produces MEGNISNVIKYWIEGEIETFIKVWLSIYASLCYCYLVTKIIPKGLFRLFSFLPMICFFLYLPLKINSVHLCGNTAFFISWLCNFKLLLLAFDHGPLSDSSLSIPKFLILACLPIKIQQKFQEKSELYVQNGVNRGKLHQNGHFQETPSTKSAEKISSVQTRKDFDKNGHFQETPALNSAAKTENNPFQDGHFHETPSQKSAEKCTGVQNGKYSNQNGHFQERPFPSYGKSKSVLNYGIKALLFALILRVYDYSDYMHPHIIMVIYCFHIYLSLEIILAIVSGLAHGLLGLELEPQFNEPYLSTSLQDFWGRRWNLIVTRILRPTVYNPTLSLSTNILGRKWAPLPAVMGTFVVSGLMHELIFYYLGRVKPTWEITWFFLLHGVCLNIEICIKKAINGEFKLPRIIGTIWTVGFVMITGFWLFFPQLLRCNSDVRAFEEYEAIGAFFKDVTNAVNLTFLRHKRI; encoded by the coding sequence ATGGAGGGAAATATAAGTAATGTGATCAAATATTGGATTGAAGGAGAAATTGAAACTTTTATTAAGGTATGGTTATCAATTTATGCATCACTATGCTACTGTTATTTAGTTACTAAAATTATTCCAAAAGGTTTATTTAGGCTCTTCTCTTTTCTCCCTATGATTTGTTTTTTCCTCTATCTCCCTCTCAAAATTAACTCTGTTCATCTTTGTGGTAACACTGCTTTTTTCATTTCTTGGCTTTGCAATTTTAAGCTTCTTCTCCTTGCTTTTGACCATGGTCCACTTTCTGATTCTTCACTTTCTATCCCTAAATTTCTAATCCTTGCTTGCCTCCCCATCAAGATTCAGCAAAAATTTCAAGAAAAATCTGAACTTTATGTTCAAAATGGGGTTAATAGAGGTAAACTTCATCAAAATGGCCATTTTCAAGAAACCCCATCAACAAAGTCAGCTGAAAAAATTTCTAGTGTACAAACAAGAAAGGATTTTGACAAAAATGGACATTTTCAAGAAACACCAGCTCTCAACTCAGCTGCTAAAACTGAAAATAACCCTTTTCAAGATGGTCATTTTCATGAAACCCCATCTCAAAAATCAGCTGAAAAATGTACTGGTGTTCAAAATGGGAAGTATAGTAACCAAAATGGCCATTTTCAAGAAAGGCCATTTCCATCTTATGGAAAATCCAAGTCAGTTCTGAATTATGGCATAAAGGCACTTCTTTTTGCCTTAATTCTTAGAGTATATGACTATAGTGACTATATGCATCCCCATATAATTATGGTCATTTATTGCTTCCACATATACCTTAGCTTAGAAATCATTCTAGCCATTGTTTCGGGCTTGGCCCATGGGCTTCTCGGGCTTGAGCTCGAACCACAGTTCAATGAACCATATTTATCTACATCACTACAAGATTTCTGGGGCCGGCGTTGGAATCTCATTGTCACTCGTATCCTTCGCCCCACGGTATACAATCCAACTTTAAGCCTTTCCACAAACATTTTGGGCCGGAAGTGGGCCCCACTTCCTGCCGTGATGGGCACGTTCGTTGTATCGGGCCTAATGCACGAGCTGATATTTTACTATTTGGGCCGGGTTAAGCCCACTTGGGAAATCACCTGGTTCTTTTTGTTACATGGAGTGTGTTTAAACATTGAGATTTGTATTAAGAAGGCGATTAATGGCGAGTTTAAACTGCCTAGGATTATCGGGACGATCTGGACCGTTGGATTTGTTATGATCACGGGTTTTTGGCTGTTCTTTCCTCAGTTGTTAAGGTGTAATTCTGATGTTAGAGCATTTGAGGAGTACGAAGCTATTGGTGCATTCTTTAAGGATGTTACAAATGCTGTGAATTTAACATTTTTGAGACACAAGCGGATCTAA